The following are encoded in a window of Armatimonadota bacterium genomic DNA:
- a CDS encoding thioredoxin domain-containing protein produces the protein MKSLVSLCLLAALFVGGCRDAGKVASAVTQDNAPPEGYNRLYFATSPYLKLHETNPVDWYEWGDEAFEKAKKENKLIFLSIGYSTCHWCHVMEEESFAKQDVADALSETFVSIKVDREELPGVDHVFMQVTQGMTGRGGWPNTILLTPDRKPIYAATYIPHDPLLELLAGVKKLWNDDPDKIQAEGDRINSILAPLLAVSDPGTVSAESLQKAADGLMSRYDELHGGFGNSPKFPSPANLIFLLRMAERQDNDEYKNAVLNTLTKMRLGGIYDQVGYGFHRYSTDRIWRTPHFEKMLYDQALHVLAYTEAYQITGLEIFKRTVDEILTYVSRDMSDGNGGFWSAQDADSDGEEGKFYVWSVEQLAEVLSSEEVTLAKGWFHASDAGNFRDEATGAAMGSNILEFTREFPDTDQFHSVVKKLRDAREKRVHPLTDDKILTDWNGLMIAAYARAGYAFDRPEWIARAQRAAAFIDKEMASPDGKLAHSFRGGQTSGTGFIDDYAFLLWGLVELYQADFDVAHLTLALKLVEQLKGAFLDEENGGLFMTAAGADIPIGRPKEATDGALPSGNGVAAWNMMRLGRLLGRTDVEEMGRDILAAFGGNIAVSPDGYIGLLFAADFTSAFTSEVVVVGEGDEALKMMRRLQAEHRPNAVFVLKDASQDSDELASIASYTELLVAQNGKTTVYVCHNFACELPTTDVNVALKLLLADD, from the coding sequence ATGAAGTCCCTCGTCAGTCTTTGCCTCCTCGCGGCGCTGTTCGTCGGCGGGTGTCGCGACGCGGGTAAGGTCGCGTCAGCCGTGACACAGGACAACGCTCCTCCCGAAGGGTACAACCGGCTGTATTTCGCCACCAGCCCGTACCTGAAGCTGCACGAGACCAACCCGGTCGACTGGTACGAGTGGGGCGATGAGGCGTTCGAGAAGGCGAAGAAGGAGAACAAGCTGATCTTCCTCTCGATCGGCTACTCGACGTGCCACTGGTGCCACGTCATGGAGGAGGAGTCGTTCGCCAAGCAGGACGTCGCAGACGCGCTCAGCGAAACGTTCGTGTCGATCAAGGTAGACCGCGAAGAGCTTCCCGGCGTCGATCACGTCTTCATGCAGGTGACGCAGGGGATGACGGGCAGGGGTGGGTGGCCGAACACGATACTGCTGACGCCAGACCGAAAGCCGATTTATGCAGCAACCTACATCCCGCACGATCCGCTGCTCGAGTTGCTAGCGGGGGTCAAGAAGCTTTGGAACGACGATCCCGATAAAATTCAAGCCGAGGGCGACCGCATCAACTCCATTCTGGCACCGCTCCTGGCTGTATCCGATCCGGGCACGGTTTCCGCAGAGTCCCTCCAGAAAGCGGCCGACGGGCTGATGTCGAGGTACGACGAACTGCACGGCGGGTTTGGCAACAGCCCGAAGTTTCCGTCGCCGGCCAACTTGATCTTCCTGTTGAGAATGGCAGAGCGACAGGACAACGACGAGTACAAGAACGCGGTGCTGAACACGCTGACGAAGATGCGGCTCGGTGGAATCTACGACCAGGTCGGCTACGGGTTCCACCGCTACTCGACCGATCGCATCTGGCGCACCCCGCACTTCGAGAAGATGCTGTACGATCAGGCGCTCCATGTGCTCGCGTACACGGAGGCGTACCAGATCACTGGGCTAGAGATTTTCAAGCGCACGGTCGATGAGATACTCACATATGTAAGCCGCGACATGAGCGACGGAAACGGAGGGTTTTGGAGCGCTCAGGACGCGGACAGCGACGGCGAAGAGGGCAAGTTCTACGTTTGGTCCGTCGAGCAACTGGCGGAAGTGCTGAGCTCGGAAGAGGTCACGTTGGCCAAGGGGTGGTTCCATGCGTCGGACGCCGGGAACTTTCGCGATGAGGCGACCGGCGCGGCCATGGGAAGCAACATTCTGGAATTCACAAGAGAATTTCCCGATACCGATCAGTTCCACTCCGTTGTCAAGAAGCTGCGAGACGCTCGCGAGAAGCGCGTTCATCCGTTGACCGACGACAAGATTCTGACTGACTGGAACGGCCTGATGATCGCAGCATACGCGCGGGCCGGTTACGCGTTCGACCGACCAGAGTGGATCGCCAGGGCGCAGAGGGCTGCGGCGTTCATCGACAAGGAGATGGCGTCGCCAGACGGCAAGCTCGCACACTCGTTCAGAGGTGGACAGACATCAGGCACCGGGTTCATCGACGATTACGCGTTCCTGCTTTGGGGGCTCGTCGAGCTGTATCAAGCCGACTTCGACGTTGCTCACCTCACGTTAGCTCTGAAGCTCGTGGAGCAATTGAAAGGCGCCTTTCTCGACGAAGAGAACGGCGGGCTGTTCATGACTGCGGCTGGCGCGGACATTCCGATCGGCAGGCCGAAGGAGGCCACTGACGGCGCGCTGCCGTCGGGGAACGGCGTCGCCGCGTGGAACATGATGCGACTGGGAAGGCTGCTTGGCCGCACCGACGTCGAAGAGATGGGGCGCGATATCCTTGCGGCGTTCGGCGGCAACATCGCCGTCAGTCCAGACGGCTACATAGGGCTGCTCTTCGCAGCGGATTTCACTTCGGCATTTACCAGTGAGGTCGTCGTTGTCGGAGAGGGAGACGAAGCGCTGAAGATGATGCGACGGCTACAGGCAGAGCACCGACCGAACGCAGTCTTCGTCCTCAAGGACGCTTCTCAGGATTCGGACGAGCTTGCCAGTATTGCGAGCTACACGGAGTTGCTCGTTGCCCAAAACGGCAAGACAACCGTGTACGTCTGCCACAACTTCGCGTGCGAGCTGCCGACGACCGACGTCAACGTGGCTCTCAAGCTCTTGCTGGCCGACGACTAG